From Oncorhynchus tshawytscha isolate Ot180627B linkage group LG11, Otsh_v2.0, whole genome shotgun sequence, the proteins below share one genomic window:
- the LOC112261446 gene encoding guanylate cyclase soluble subunit alpha-1 isoform X2: protein MFCTKLKDLKISGECPFAGIGRVDEPGDFEERTSDHTGDVLAISKDGNVSEVLPQRKTSKTRVNLHSLGESIRKLACPEFQRLHTAFLQMMKQHTLDKKCPSVCYADICQDRTFDRPEHLLEIMKNYSLKTGIHMDALKVSLGEELFQTCFDEDSHILQVVGGALSDFLNSFNVLLKQGIVPNPPEPAALQANLDRITDNVNNESASVLCLDKDLGLHTVYYFNPGQTTEFFFPGVIKAAARLLYDTTVEVFMDMEIEMDLQGGTKESVGPLQFQAGPRQPSLLYSVVVKDAKSLSPSPMRATSVGTMPTSLFSSTFPFHLFLDQDLGLLQIGDGLRKRLSRKDGLRRPAAFQEHFAIVTPQIRCTFQGILTMLNTQFIIRIKHQGGSMADDTGRLMDLKGQMICISESNAILFLGSPCVDKLEELTGRGLYLSDIPIHNALRDVVLVGEQAKAQDGLKKRLGKAKAALEHAHLALEEEKKRTVDLLFTIFPGTVAQELWQGHTVDAREFEHVTMLFSDIVGFTAVCSRCTPMQVVTMLNELYTRFDHHCGELDVYKVETIGDAYCVAGGLHKESETHAVQIALMALKMMELSDEVRTPTGEPIKIAERLSRVRLHSPDQTGSSAKLSAGYSWCLLLLGGF, encoded by the exons ATGTTTTGCACAAAATTGAAAGACCTGAAAATCTCTGGAGAATGTCCATTCGCCGGTATTGGTCGTGTGGACGAACCCGGAGACTTTGAGGAACGTACAAGTGACCATACCGGGGATGTACTGGCAATTTCCAAGGATGGAAATGTATCGGAGGTGCTACCTCAAAGGAAGACAAGCAAGACTAGAGTCAATCTTCATTCATTAGGGGAGAGCATCCGCAAGTTAGCATGTCCCGAG TTTCAAAGACTGCATACTGCCTTTCTGCAAATGATGAAACAGCATACGTTAGACAAGAAATG CCCTTCCGTGTGTTATGCAGACATCTGTCAAGATAGGACCTTTGATCGACCAGAGCATTTACTGGAGATCATGAAGAATTATTCTCTCAAAACAG GTATTCACATGGACGCTTTGAAAGTCTCCCTTGGCGAGGAGCTGTTCCAAACGTGCTTCGACGAGGACAGCCATATTCTGCAGGTGGTGGGGGGAGCCCTCAGCGACTTCCTGAACAGcttcaatgtcctgttgaaacaGGGCATCGTCCCAAACCCGCCAGAACCAGCCGCTCTGCAAGCCAACCTAGACAGAATAACAGATAATGTAAACAACGAATCAGCGTCGGTGCTGTGCCTGGACAAGGATCTGGGTCTGCACACCGTCTACTACTTCAACCCCGGGCAGACCACGGAGTTCTTCTTCCCTGGTGTCATCAAGGCGGCTGCCCGCCTGCTCTACGACACCACCGTGGAGGTGTTCATGGACATGGAGATCGAGATGGACCTTCAAGGAGGCACCAAGGAGAGCGTAGGCCCCTTGCAGTTCCAAGCTGGGCCCCGGCAGCCCAGCCTGCTCTACTCGGTTGTGGTGAAGGATGCCAAGAGCCTGAGCCCCAGTCCCATGAGGGCCACGTCGGTTGGGACCATGCCCACCTCgctcttctcctccaccttcccTTTCCACCTCTTTCTGGATCAGGACCTGGGCCTGTTGCAAATAGGTGACGGCCTACGGAAGAGGCTTAGCCGGAAGGATGGCCTGAGGCGGCCCGCTGCCTTCCAGGAGCACTTTGCCATCGTCACGCCCCAGATCAGGTGCACCTTCCAAGGCATCTTGACTATGCTGAACACACAGTTCATCATTCGGATAAAGCACCAAGGGGGCTCCATGGCCGATGACACAGGGAGG CTCATGGACCTGAAAGGCCAGATGATCTGCATCTCAGAGTCCAATGCCATCCTCTTCCTGGGCTCGCCGTGCGTAGACAAGCTGGAGGAGCTGACTGGCCGTGGCCTCTACCTGTCTGACATCCCCATCCACAACGCCCTGCGCGACGTGGTCCTGGTGGGCGAGCAGGCCAAGGCCCAGGATGGCTTGAAGAAGCGCCTAGGCAAGGCCAAGGCGGCCCTGGAGCACGCTCACCTCGCcctggaggaagagaagaagaggacggTGGATCTGCTTTTCACCATTTTCCCGGGGACGGTGGCCCAGGAACTTTGGCAAGGCCACACGGTGGATGCCAGGGAGTTTGAGCATGTCACCATGCTGTTCTCGGACATCGTAGGCTTCACGGCCGTGTGCTCACGCTGCACGCCTATGCAGGTGGTCACCATGCTTAATGAGCTGTACACACGCTTTGACCACCACTGCGGGGAGCTGGATGTATACAAG gTGGAGACTATCGGTGATGCGTACTGTGTGGCTGGTGGCTTGCACAAGGAGAGCGAGACTCACGCAGTGCAGATTGCCCTCATGGCACTGAAGATGATGGAGCTGTCCGATGAGGTCAGGACGCCCACTGGCGAGCCAATCAAG